In Rhizobium sp. N324, a single genomic region encodes these proteins:
- a CDS encoding response regulator transcription factor encodes MIAMGAAPQEDALSLAETPPVGNVGRMKILIIEDDLEAAVYLTKAFREAGIVADHASDGEAGLFMGSENTYDVIVIDRMLPRRDGLSVISELRRKAIHTPVLILSALGQVDDRVTGLRAGGDDYLPKPYAFSELLARVEVLGRRKGTPEQDVVYRVGDLELDRLSHEVRRGGKEIPLQPREFRLLEYLMKNAGQVVTRTMLLENVWDYHFDPQTNVIDVHVSRLRSKIEKDYSQPLLKTIRGAGYMIKDEG; translated from the coding sequence ATGATCGCGATGGGTGCCGCCCCGCAGGAAGATGCTTTGAGCCTTGCCGAAACGCCGCCGGTGGGTAATGTCGGCCGCATGAAGATTCTCATCATCGAAGATGATCTCGAAGCCGCGGTCTACCTCACGAAAGCCTTTCGCGAGGCGGGCATCGTCGCCGATCACGCCAGCGACGGCGAGGCCGGCCTGTTCATGGGGTCGGAAAATACCTACGACGTCATCGTCATCGACCGCATGCTGCCGCGCCGCGACGGCCTCTCCGTCATCAGCGAGCTGCGCCGCAAGGCGATCCATACGCCGGTTCTCATTCTCTCCGCGCTTGGTCAGGTCGACGACCGCGTCACCGGCTTGCGTGCCGGCGGCGACGACTACCTGCCGAAGCCCTATGCCTTCAGCGAGCTGCTGGCGCGTGTCGAGGTGCTCGGCCGCCGCAAGGGCACGCCGGAGCAGGACGTCGTCTATCGCGTCGGCGATCTCGAACTCGACCGGCTCTCCCACGAGGTGCGCCGCGGCGGTAAGGAAATCCCGCTGCAGCCGCGCGAATTCCGCCTGCTCGAATATCTGATGAAGAATGCCGGCCAGGTGGTGACCCGGACTATGCTGCTCGAAAACGTCTGGGACTATCACTTCGACCCGCAGACCAACGTCATCGACGTCCACGTCTCGCGGCTGCGCTCGAAGATCGAGAAGGACTACAGCCAGCCGCTCCTGAAGACCATTCGGGGTGCGGGGTACATGATCAAGGATGAGGGATGA
- a CDS encoding Do family serine endopeptidase, with the protein MLKNFNGRPSLATVLKASTVAGIAAAVLATGVPLEITRSYAEAVKVQAPAVPSFANVVDAVSPAVVSVRVENRVNPVSDNDGLSFDFNGRGFDDLPDDHPLKRFFKQFGGQEPNDQQGHQRRFGQNGPGGPNGPGGKGRLRPVAQGSGFFISEDGYIVTNNHVVSDGQAFVAVMNDGTELDAKLIGRDPRTDLAVLKVDGKGKKFTYVNWADDNNVRVGDWVVAVGNPFGLGGTVTAGIVSARGRDIGSGPYDDYLQVDAAVNRGNSGGPTFNLSGEVVGINTAIFSPSGGSVGIAFAIPASTAKDVVADLMKDGQVSRGWLGVQIQPVTKDIAESIGLSEPSGALVVAPQAGSPGDKAGMKAGDVVTALNGETIKDARDLSRRIGAMQPGSKVELSVWRAGKAQSLTVELGTLPADQKDANADDNSQPQQPEAPASEKALADLGLTVGPSDDGKGLAITGIDPDSDAADKGIKEGEKITSVNNQEVTTAADVVKVLNQAKKDGRTRALFQIQSSEGSRFVALPINGQG; encoded by the coding sequence ATGCTCAAGAATTTCAACGGACGTCCGTCCCTCGCCACCGTGCTCAAGGCTTCTACCGTTGCCGGTATCGCGGCCGCTGTGCTCGCAACCGGCGTTCCGCTCGAAATCACCCGGTCCTATGCCGAAGCAGTCAAGGTTCAAGCACCTGCTGTCCCGAGCTTTGCCAATGTTGTCGATGCCGTTTCGCCGGCCGTCGTTTCCGTTCGCGTCGAAAATCGCGTCAATCCCGTCTCCGACAATGACGGCCTGTCCTTCGATTTCAACGGCCGCGGTTTTGACGATCTTCCCGACGATCACCCGCTGAAGCGCTTCTTCAAGCAGTTCGGCGGTCAGGAGCCGAATGATCAGCAGGGCCATCAGCGGCGCTTTGGCCAGAACGGCCCCGGCGGCCCGAACGGCCCCGGCGGTAAGGGCCGTCTGCGTCCGGTTGCTCAAGGCTCGGGCTTCTTCATCTCCGAGGACGGCTACATCGTCACCAACAACCACGTCGTGTCCGATGGCCAGGCCTTCGTCGCCGTCATGAATGACGGCACCGAACTCGATGCCAAGCTGATCGGCAGGGATCCGCGCACCGACCTCGCCGTGCTGAAGGTCGACGGCAAGGGCAAGAAGTTCACCTACGTCAACTGGGCCGACGACAACAACGTCCGCGTCGGCGATTGGGTCGTCGCCGTCGGCAATCCCTTCGGTCTCGGCGGCACGGTCACAGCCGGCATCGTCTCGGCCCGCGGCCGCGATATCGGCTCCGGTCCTTATGACGATTACCTGCAGGTGGACGCGGCCGTGAACCGCGGCAACTCCGGTGGCCCGACCTTCAACCTCAGCGGCGAAGTGGTCGGCATCAACACCGCGATCTTCTCGCCGTCGGGCGGCAGCGTCGGCATTGCCTTCGCCATTCCCGCCTCGACGGCCAAGGATGTCGTTGCCGATCTGATGAAGGATGGCCAGGTGTCGCGCGGCTGGCTGGGCGTCCAGATCCAGCCGGTGACCAAGGATATCGCCGAATCCATCGGTCTGTCCGAGCCGAGCGGCGCCCTCGTCGTCGCCCCGCAGGCGGGCTCTCCCGGCGACAAGGCCGGCATGAAGGCCGGCGACGTCGTCACGGCGCTGAACGGTGAAACGATCAAGGATGCGCGCGATCTCAGCCGCCGCATCGGTGCGATGCAGCCGGGCAGCAAGGTCGAGCTTTCGGTCTGGCGTGCCGGCAAGGCGCAGTCTTTGACCGTCGAACTCGGCACGCTGCCGGCCGACCAGAAGGATGCGAACGCCGACGACAACAGTCAGCCGCAGCAGCCCGAGGCGCCGGCGTCTGAAAAGGCGCTCGCCGATCTCGGCCTGACGGTCGGTCCCTCCGATGACGGCAAGGGCCTGGCGATCACCGGCATCGACCCGGACTCCGACGCCGCCGACAAGGGCATCAAGGAAGGCGAGAAGATCACCTCGGTCAACAACCAGGAGGTCACCACCGCCGCCGATGTCGTCAAGGTGCTGAACCAGGCCAAGAAGGATGGCCGCACCCGCGCGCTGTTCCAGATCCAGTCCAGTGAAGGAAGCCGTTTCGTCGCGCTTCCGATCAACGGCCAGGGCTGA
- a CDS encoding cytochrome c-type biogenesis protein produces the protein MMRRLLLAFVLMLLAAPAFAVNPDEVLADPALEARARALSAELRCMVCQNQSIDDSNADLAKDLRLLVRERITDGDSDEAVLNYIVSRYGEFVLLKPRFSMKTGLLWGAPALLVLAGGLSLLVFARRRSGKPTGSKLTADEQSKLNDLLKK, from the coding sequence ATGATGCGGCGTCTCCTCCTGGCTTTCGTCTTGATGCTGTTGGCCGCGCCGGCCTTCGCCGTCAACCCGGACGAGGTGCTCGCCGACCCGGCACTGGAAGCGCGCGCTCGCGCCCTTTCGGCGGAACTGCGCTGCATGGTCTGCCAGAACCAGTCGATCGACGATTCCAATGCCGATCTCGCCAAGGATCTGCGCCTGCTGGTGCGCGAGCGCATCACCGACGGTGACAGCGACGAGGCGGTGCTGAACTATATCGTCTCGCGCTACGGCGAATTCGTGCTGCTGAAGCCGCGGTTCAGCATGAAGACGGGCCTGCTGTGGGGCGCCCCGGCGCTGCTGGTGCTCGCCGGCGGCCTGTCGCTGCTCGTCTTTGCCCGCAGGCGCTCAGGCAAGCCGACGGGAAGTAAATTGACCGCGGATGAGCAGTCGAAGTTGAACGATCTTCTGAAAAAGTAG
- a CDS encoding sensor histidine kinase, protein MRIKSLTARVLLLTTVWSTVALVVIGLLISTLYRKSAERGFQDLLRAQLYNVINSVTIGDQGALSGSPQLGDLRFAQPKTGWYWVVEPLGTYTTAPLVSPSLGSALIPVPSVVEAPFDKNYERYYQVTDASGNRVQVAETEVVLDTDGRAARVRVTGNVDVVEDDVRTFSHSLYLALAGFGVGSLIVNALAILYGLKPLDKARAALERIRAGESEQLKGDFPREILPLANEVNALIDSNRRIVERARMQVGNLAHSLKTPIAVLLNEARVLEKSHGELVRSQAESMQGQVQSYLNRARIAAQRESVLARTDAEPALERLVRVMRRLNVDTEFDLVVSPPHLAVAMEQQDLEETVGNLLENAARFAKSKVRLSAVEAGDDVRGAEASARRHWVELAVEDDGPGLEPDQIREALKRGRRLDESKPGTGLGLSIVTEISGEYQGRLELSRGEWGGLKAKLILPGITKDVA, encoded by the coding sequence ATGCGAATTAAGTCGCTCACCGCACGTGTTTTGCTGCTGACCACGGTCTGGTCGACGGTGGCGCTCGTGGTGATCGGCCTCTTGATCTCCACCCTTTACCGCAAGAGCGCCGAGCGTGGTTTCCAGGATCTGTTGCGGGCGCAGCTCTATAACGTCATCAACTCGGTGACGATAGGCGATCAGGGCGCGCTCAGCGGCAGTCCGCAGCTCGGCGACCTGCGCTTTGCCCAGCCGAAGACCGGCTGGTACTGGGTGGTGGAGCCGCTCGGCACCTATACGACGGCGCCGCTGGTGTCGCCCTCGCTCGGCTCGGCGCTCATTCCGGTGCCTTCGGTCGTCGAGGCGCCCTTCGACAAGAATTACGAACGCTACTACCAGGTGACGGATGCCTCCGGAAACCGCGTGCAGGTGGCCGAAACCGAAGTGGTGCTCGATACCGATGGGCGCGCGGCGCGGGTCCGCGTCACCGGCAATGTCGATGTCGTCGAGGACGACGTGCGCACCTTTTCCCACAGCCTCTATCTGGCGCTCGCCGGCTTCGGCGTCGGCAGCCTGATCGTCAATGCGCTGGCGATTCTCTACGGCCTGAAGCCGCTCGACAAGGCGCGCGCCGCCTTGGAGCGCATCCGCGCCGGCGAGAGCGAGCAGCTGAAAGGCGATTTCCCGCGGGAGATTCTGCCGCTCGCCAATGAGGTCAACGCGCTGATCGACAGCAACCGCCGCATCGTCGAGCGGGCCCGCATGCAGGTCGGCAATCTCGCCCATTCGCTGAAGACGCCGATCGCCGTTCTCCTTAATGAGGCGCGCGTGCTCGAAAAATCCCATGGCGAACTGGTGCGCAGCCAGGCGGAATCGATGCAGGGCCAGGTACAATCTTATCTCAACAGGGCGCGCATCGCCGCGCAGCGCGAATCCGTGCTCGCCCGCACCGATGCCGAGCCGGCGCTGGAGCGGCTGGTGCGCGTCATGCGCCGGCTGAACGTCGATACCGAATTCGATCTCGTCGTCTCGCCGCCGCATCTGGCCGTCGCCATGGAGCAGCAGGATCTCGAGGAGACCGTCGGCAATCTCCTGGAGAATGCGGCCCGTTTTGCCAAGAGCAAGGTCCGGCTTTCCGCCGTCGAGGCCGGCGACGACGTCAGGGGGGCTGAGGCGAGCGCGCGCCGCCACTGGGTGGAGCTCGCCGTCGAGGATGACGGGCCGGGCCTGGAGCCCGACCAGATCCGCGAGGCGCTGAAGCGCGGCCGCAGGCTCGACGAAAGCAAGCCCGGAACCGGGCTTGGCCTGTCGATCGTCACCGAGATTTCCGGTGAGTATCAGGGGCGGCTCGAGCTCTCCCGCGGCGAATGGGGCGGGCTCAAGGCGAAGCTTATCCTGCCGGGCATCACAAAGGATGTTGCATGA
- the ccmI gene encoding c-type cytochrome biogenesis protein CcmI produces the protein MLFWILVAVLTAVVAAILLYPLLRGAKAAENLRAGEAAVYRDQLRELDRDLNGGLITPEEADYARAEIGRRLIAVSAGEPEEAPKPARHHRFTEAFVLLVLPLLGLCLYLTTGRPDLPAQPLEARLENPGNDVAVLIAKAERHLAQSPDDGKGWDVLAPIYLRTMRVNDAQLAYRNAIRLLGPSPARLDGLAETLMAVSDGVVTEETRQVLEQSLTLEPDNPRARFYVALSMEQAGQSDEARKAFEALAKQSPADAPWLPLVNEHIAMNGGAPAGAAAPGAGAAASGANQAAPGANQAAPGNPTQQDVAAAENMSAGDRQQMIRGMVESLDAKLSAEPNNFEGWVRLVRSYAVLNDKDRAAAALKRGLAAFPPPGEQGRQLLAMAKELGISTEGLAE, from the coding sequence ATGCTGTTCTGGATTCTCGTTGCCGTTCTGACGGCAGTCGTCGCTGCCATCCTGCTCTACCCCCTTCTGCGCGGTGCGAAGGCGGCGGAAAACCTCCGTGCGGGTGAGGCGGCGGTCTATCGCGACCAGCTGCGCGAACTTGACCGCGATCTCAACGGCGGGCTTATCACGCCTGAAGAAGCCGACTATGCCAGGGCCGAAATCGGCCGTCGGCTGATCGCCGTTTCCGCCGGCGAGCCGGAAGAGGCGCCGAAGCCCGCGCGGCATCACCGTTTCACCGAGGCCTTCGTGCTGCTCGTGCTGCCGCTTCTCGGGCTCTGTCTTTATCTGACGACGGGCCGGCCGGACTTGCCCGCGCAGCCGCTGGAAGCGCGGCTGGAAAATCCCGGCAACGATGTGGCGGTGCTGATCGCCAAGGCGGAACGGCACCTGGCGCAAAGCCCCGATGACGGTAAGGGCTGGGACGTGCTGGCGCCGATCTATCTCCGCACCATGCGGGTGAACGATGCGCAACTGGCCTACCGCAACGCCATCCGGCTGCTCGGCCCAAGCCCGGCCCGGCTCGACGGCCTTGCCGAGACGCTGATGGCCGTCTCCGACGGTGTGGTGACCGAGGAGACGCGTCAGGTGCTGGAACAGTCGCTGACGCTGGAACCGGACAATCCGCGCGCCCGCTTCTACGTCGCCCTCAGCATGGAGCAGGCGGGACAGTCCGATGAGGCACGCAAGGCCTTCGAGGCGTTGGCGAAACAATCGCCGGCCGATGCGCCCTGGCTGCCGCTGGTCAATGAGCATATCGCCATGAATGGCGGCGCGCCGGCCGGTGCGGCTGCCCCGGGCGCCGGTGCGGCTGCCTCGGGCGCCAATCAGGCTGCCCCGGGCGCCAATCAGGCTGCCCCCGGCAATCCCACGCAGCAGGATGTCGCGGCGGCCGAAAACATGAGCGCCGGCGACCGGCAGCAGATGATCCGCGGCATGGTTGAAAGCCTCGATGCCAAGCTTAGCGCAGAACCGAACAATTTCGAGGGATGGGTGCGGCTCGTCCGCTCTTACGCCGTCTTGAACGACAAGGATCGTGCCGCCGCTGCGCTGAAGCGCGGGCTTGCAGCCTTTCCGCCGCCCGGCGAACAGGGCAGGCAATTGCTGGCGATGGCCAAGGAACTCGGCATATCAACGGAAGGATTGGCTGAATGA
- a CDS encoding response regulator transcription factor produces MRILVVEDDVNLNRQLADTLKEAGYVVDQAFDGEEGHFLGDTEPYDAIILDIGLPELDGVSVLEKWRGAGRGVPVLILTARDRWSDKVAGIDAGADDYVTKPFHVEEVLARIRALIRRAAGHSSSEIVCGPVRLDTKSSKATVNGTTLKLTSHEYRLLAYLMHHMGEVVSRTELVEHMYDQDFDRDSNTIEVFVGRLRKKMGVDLIETVRGLGYRIQAPKHAN; encoded by the coding sequence ATGCGCATTCTGGTAGTCGAAGACGACGTCAATCTGAACCGGCAGTTGGCCGACACGCTGAAGGAGGCGGGTTATGTCGTCGACCAGGCGTTCGACGGCGAGGAAGGCCATTTCCTCGGCGATACCGAGCCCTATGACGCCATCATTCTCGATATCGGCCTGCCGGAGCTGGACGGGGTCTCCGTTCTTGAGAAATGGCGCGGCGCCGGCCGCGGTGTGCCGGTGCTGATCCTGACGGCGCGCGACCGCTGGAGCGACAAGGTCGCCGGCATCGACGCAGGCGCCGACGACTATGTGACCAAGCCCTTCCATGTCGAGGAGGTGCTGGCGCGCATTCGGGCGCTGATCCGGCGTGCGGCCGGGCATTCCTCATCCGAGATCGTCTGCGGGCCGGTGCGGCTCGATACGAAATCTTCGAAGGCGACGGTCAATGGCACGACGCTGAAGCTGACTTCGCACGAATACCGTCTGCTCGCCTATCTCATGCATCACATGGGTGAGGTCGTCTCGCGCACCGAGCTGGTCGAGCACATGTACGACCAGGATTTTGACCGCGATTCCAACACGATCGAGGTCTTTGTCGGCCGTTTGCGCAAGAAGATGGGCGTCGATCTGATCGAAACGGTGCGCGGTCTCGGTTACCGCATCCAAGCGCCGAAACATGCGAATTAA
- a CDS encoding MFS transporter has translation MPNFHRFRSAQTVSVLAVTQLIGWGTTFDMLGVMGRIVAPALGLANEVVFAGLTIMMMISAMLGPATGRWLARYGAARVLSASSLTFALGLSLLAAANGVLLYATAWVVIGIGGAFGLSAPAYTAVVEREGANGKRVIAILMLFTGLSSTIFWPILSLLNETVGWRVTFLISAGLQFFICLPLHLFALPKPIVTHVEGAALDLAPLPLSKVARRKAFLLIAAATTISTFITFGISPSLLEIFRQSGASPAFALQLGSARGLLGISARFLDMLLGRRGNPMLSAAMGIGLMMVSFPIMLVAGSSPPLLVTFVLLYGFGAGVMTVARALLPLAVFSPGEYGLQSARLSLPQNLANAIAPVIFTAILDRAGTGPALIACAILAALSLTFVLMLMAMVRAHTPQPSPAAAQEIGSQVSPS, from the coding sequence ATGCCAAATTTCCACCGCTTCCGCTCGGCGCAGACGGTTAGCGTGCTTGCCGTCACCCAACTGATCGGCTGGGGCACGACTTTCGACATGCTCGGGGTCATGGGCCGCATCGTGGCGCCCGCTCTCGGCTTGGCGAACGAGGTGGTGTTTGCCGGCCTGACGATCATGATGATGATCAGCGCCATGCTTGGTCCCGCGACCGGCCGTTGGCTCGCCCGCTACGGCGCCGCGCGGGTGCTTTCGGCCTCATCGCTCACCTTTGCGCTTGGCCTCTCTCTGCTTGCCGCGGCAAACGGCGTCTTGCTCTATGCCACCGCCTGGGTCGTCATTGGCATCGGCGGCGCGTTCGGTCTTTCGGCACCGGCCTATACCGCCGTCGTCGAGCGCGAAGGCGCGAACGGCAAACGGGTCATCGCCATTCTCATGCTGTTCACCGGCCTATCGAGCACCATCTTCTGGCCGATTCTCAGCCTGCTGAACGAAACGGTGGGATGGCGCGTCACCTTTCTCATCTCAGCCGGCCTGCAATTCTTCATCTGCCTGCCGCTGCATCTTTTCGCTCTGCCGAAACCGATCGTAACGCATGTCGAAGGCGCCGCCTTGGACCTCGCGCCGCTGCCGCTGTCCAAAGTGGCGCGGCGCAAAGCCTTCCTGCTGATTGCGGCTGCGACGACGATCTCGACCTTCATCACCTTCGGCATCTCGCCATCGCTGCTCGAGATCTTCCGCCAGTCCGGCGCTTCGCCGGCCTTCGCGCTGCAGCTCGGCTCGGCACGCGGCCTGCTCGGCATCTCGGCGCGTTTCCTCGACATGCTGCTCGGCCGGCGCGGCAATCCCATGCTCAGCGCGGCCATGGGCATCGGCCTGATGATGGTCAGTTTCCCGATCATGCTGGTCGCCGGTTCGTCGCCGCCGCTGCTCGTCACCTTCGTTCTGCTTTACGGCTTCGGCGCCGGCGTCATGACCGTCGCCCGCGCGCTTCTGCCGCTGGCAGTGTTTTCACCGGGCGAATACGGCCTGCAATCGGCCCGGCTATCGCTGCCGCAAAACCTCGCGAATGCCATCGCCCCGGTCATCTTCACCGCCATCCTCGACCGCGCCGGCACCGGGCCGGCACTCATCGCCTGTGCCATTCTCGCAGCCTTGTCGCTAACCTTCGTGCTGATGTTGATGGCGATGGTGCGCGCCCACACGCCCCAGCCCAGTCCGGCCGCCGCTCAAGAAATCGGCAGTCAGGTCAGCCCTTCTTAA
- a CDS encoding heme lyase CcmF/NrfE family subunit, with product MIIEIGHYALVLALATALILSIVPVIGARRHDRAMMDVATVGSLAMFALVAFSFGVLTYAHVVSDFSVENVWENSHSLVPLIYKYSGVWGNHEGSMMLWLLILTLFSALVAVFGRNLPETLKANVLSVQAWISVAFTLFILLTSNPFLRLDPAPAEGRDLNPVLQDIGLAIHPPLLYLGYVGFSVCFSFAVAALLEGRIDAAWARWVRPWTLAAWTFLTLGIAMGSYWAYYELGWGGWWFWDPVENASFMPWLAGTALLHSALVMEKREALKIWTVLLAILTFSLSLMGTFLVRSGVLTSVHAFASDPSRGVFILCILLIFIGGALSLFAFRAPKLSAGGPFAPISREGALVVNNLILTVACGTVLTGTLYPLLLETLTGDKISVGPPFFNLTFGLLMAPLIVIVPFGPLLAWKRGDLLGVLQRLYLVAGLAFLAAVIFFYLQHGGPVLSVLGLAAGLFLVFGAIADLWYRAGIGKVTGNLAWRRLTGLPRSAFGTALAHAGLGISVLGIVAVTTFQTEHVIEMKPGETTDAGGYSLHFDGMQPASGPNYTEERGHFTIRRAGVAVADTWSAKRLYTARQMPTTEAGILTFGLSQLYVSLGDATKDGGIVVRIWWKPFILCIWGGALVMAFGGFVSLTDRRLRVGAPRRKAKAAKPAEPAMEPAE from the coding sequence ATGATCATCGAGATCGGCCATTACGCGCTGGTGCTGGCGCTGGCAACGGCGCTCATCCTTTCGATCGTGCCGGTCATCGGCGCCCGCCGCCATGACCGGGCGATGATGGATGTGGCGACCGTCGGTTCGCTGGCGATGTTTGCGCTTGTCGCCTTCTCCTTCGGCGTCTTGACCTATGCCCATGTCGTCTCCGACTTCTCGGTCGAGAACGTCTGGGAGAATTCGCATTCGCTGGTGCCGCTGATCTACAAATATTCCGGCGTCTGGGGCAATCACGAGGGATCGATGATGCTCTGGCTGCTGATCCTGACGCTGTTCAGCGCCCTGGTCGCCGTCTTCGGCCGCAACCTGCCGGAGACGCTGAAGGCCAATGTGCTTTCCGTGCAGGCCTGGATTTCGGTTGCCTTCACCCTGTTCATCCTGCTGACCTCCAATCCCTTCCTGCGGCTCGATCCGGCGCCGGCCGAGGGCCGCGATCTCAATCCGGTCCTGCAGGATATCGGTCTGGCGATCCACCCGCCGCTGCTCTATCTCGGTTATGTCGGCTTCTCCGTCTGCTTCTCCTTTGCCGTCGCCGCACTCCTCGAAGGCCGCATCGACGCCGCCTGGGCCCGCTGGGTGCGGCCCTGGACGCTCGCCGCCTGGACCTTCCTGACGCTTGGCATCGCCATGGGCTCCTACTGGGCCTATTACGAACTCGGCTGGGGCGGCTGGTGGTTCTGGGATCCGGTTGAGAACGCCTCCTTCATGCCCTGGCTTGCCGGCACCGCGCTGCTGCATTCGGCCCTCGTCATGGAAAAGCGCGAGGCGCTGAAGATCTGGACGGTGCTGCTGGCCATCCTCACCTTCTCGCTGTCGCTGATGGGCACCTTCCTGGTGCGCTCCGGCGTGCTGACCTCGGTGCATGCCTTTGCCAGCGATCCCTCCCGCGGTGTTTTCATTCTCTGCATCCTGCTGATCTTCATCGGCGGGGCGCTGTCGCTGTTTGCCTTCCGCGCCCCGAAGCTTTCGGCCGGCGGGCCGTTTGCCCCGATTTCGCGCGAGGGCGCGCTCGTCGTCAACAATCTGATCCTGACGGTCGCCTGCGGCACGGTGCTGACCGGCACGCTCTATCCGCTGCTGCTGGAGACGCTGACCGGCGACAAGATCTCCGTCGGGCCGCCCTTCTTCAACCTGACCTTCGGCCTGTTGATGGCGCCGCTGATCGTCATCGTGCCCTTCGGACCGCTGCTGGCCTGGAAACGCGGCGATCTGCTCGGCGTTTTGCAACGGCTCTATCTGGTCGCCGGTCTCGCCTTCCTTGCTGCGGTGATCTTCTTCTATCTCCAGCATGGCGGGCCGGTGCTTTCCGTGCTGGGGCTGGCGGCCGGGCTGTTCCTGGTCTTCGGCGCCATCGCCGATCTCTGGTATCGCGCCGGCATCGGCAAGGTTACGGGCAACCTCGCCTGGCGCCGTCTGACCGGCCTGCCGCGGTCGGCCTTCGGCACCGCGCTTGCCCATGCCGGGCTCGGCATCAGCGTGCTCGGCATCGTCGCGGTGACGACGTTCCAGACCGAGCATGTCATCGAGATGAAGCCCGGCGAGACCACTGACGCCGGCGGCTACAGCCTGCATTTCGACGGCATGCAGCCGGCGAGCGGGCCGAACTACACCGAGGAGCGCGGCCACTTCACCATTCGTCGCGCCGGTGTCGCGGTCGCCGATACCTGGTCGGCCAAACGCCTCTACACCGCCCGCCAGATGCCGACGACGGAGGCCGGCATCCTGACCTTCGGCCTCAGCCAGCTCTACGTCTCATTGGGTGACGCCACCAAGGACGGTGGCATCGTCGTGCGCATCTGGTGGAAGCCGTTCATCCTCTGCATCTGGGGCGGAGCGCTTGTCATGGCCTTCGGCGGCTTCGTCTCCCTCACCGACCGCCGCCTGCGCGTCGGCGCGCCACGGAGGAAGGCGAAGGCGGCAAAGCCGGCAGAGCCTGCCATGGAGCCGGCGGAATGA
- the ccmE gene encoding cytochrome c maturation protein CcmE — protein MTRKQKRLAVISGGMGFIAAAVLLVMFAFSQSVAYFYMPADLAKTPVAPETRIRLGGLVGEGSVVRGAGSTVEFSVTDGSANAVKVQYTGILPDLFREGQGVVTEGMFAPGTNIFTADTVLAKHDETYMPKDVADRLKQQGLWKEGQGEEAKATQ, from the coding sequence ATGACCCGCAAGCAGAAGCGCCTGGCGGTGATATCAGGTGGCATGGGCTTCATTGCCGCCGCCGTGCTGCTGGTCATGTTCGCCTTCAGCCAGTCGGTCGCCTATTTCTACATGCCAGCCGATCTGGCCAAGACGCCGGTGGCGCCGGAAACCCGCATCCGGCTCGGCGGCCTCGTCGGCGAAGGCAGCGTCGTGCGCGGCGCCGGCTCGACCGTGGAATTTTCCGTCACCGACGGCAGTGCCAATGCCGTGAAAGTCCAATATACCGGGATCCTCCCCGATCTCTTCCGCGAAGGGCAGGGGGTCGTCACCGAAGGCATGTTTGCGCCGGGCACCAACATCTTTACCGCCGATACCGTGCTCGCCAAGCATGACGAGACCTATATGCCGAAAGACGTGGCCGACAGGCTGAAGCAGCAGGGGCTGTGGAAAGAGGGGCAAGGCGAGGAGGCGAAGGCGACGCAATGA